From the genome of Pseudomonas sp. Teo4, one region includes:
- the argE gene encoding acetylornithine deacetylase — protein MKTRVLDILKRLVAFDTVSSESNLALIDYVRALLASHGIESLIVKDESGRKANLFASVGPRELPGIVLSGHTDVVPAAGQAWTLPAFEATVRDGRVYGRGTCDMKGFIALAIDAMIEAAQQPLTRPLQLALSHDEEIGCVGVRRLLDVLDLAPLRPFLCVVGEPTQMQFALGHKGKSSYRVCCHGQEAHSSLAPQAVNAIHLASDFMSVLRESQHRIQQQGTRDEGYDVPYSTLHIGRIDGGKALNIVPNLCTLEFEFRNLPADDPERLLGELRERAEALVREAKQVSAAAAIDIEVMNEYPGLDTHPSVEAVRLMHSFAVPDTRHIKVSFGTEGGLFANRLDVPVVVCGPGSIEQAHKPDEFIEVSQLQAGEQFLQTLLASLKQ, from the coding sequence ATGAAAACGCGTGTACTGGATATTCTCAAGCGGCTGGTGGCCTTCGATACCGTCTCCAGCGAGTCGAACCTGGCGTTGATCGACTACGTGCGCGCACTGCTTGCCAGCCACGGCATCGAGTCGTTGATCGTCAAGGATGAAAGCGGTCGCAAGGCCAACCTGTTCGCCAGCGTCGGCCCGCGTGAGCTGCCTGGCATCGTGTTGTCCGGCCATACCGATGTGGTACCGGCCGCGGGCCAGGCCTGGACGCTGCCGGCGTTCGAGGCCACGGTCAGGGACGGGCGCGTGTATGGCCGTGGGACCTGCGACATGAAAGGCTTCATCGCGCTGGCCATCGACGCGATGATCGAAGCCGCGCAGCAGCCGTTGACCCGACCGCTGCAATTGGCGCTGTCACACGACGAAGAGATCGGCTGTGTTGGGGTTCGGCGCCTGCTGGACGTGCTCGACCTGGCGCCTTTGCGCCCGTTCCTGTGTGTGGTCGGCGAACCCACCCAGATGCAGTTCGCCCTGGGTCACAAGGGTAAAAGTTCGTACCGCGTCTGCTGCCATGGCCAGGAAGCGCACTCATCGCTGGCACCGCAGGCGGTCAATGCCATTCACCTGGCCAGCGACTTCATGTCGGTGTTGCGCGAAAGCCAGCATCGAATCCAGCAGCAGGGCACACGGGACGAGGGTTACGATGTGCCCTACAGCACGCTGCACATCGGCCGTATCGACGGTGGCAAGGCACTGAACATCGTGCCGAACCTGTGCACCCTGGAGTTCGAGTTCCGCAACCTGCCCGCCGACGACCCGGAGCGCTTGCTGGGTGAGTTGCGCGAGCGTGCCGAGGCGTTGGTGCGCGAAGCGAAGCAAGTGTCTGCCGCTGCGGCGATAGACATCGAGGTGATGAACGAGTACCCGGGGTTGGATACTCACCCCAGTGTCGAGGCGGTGCGCTTGATGCACAGCTTCGCGGTACCGGATACCCGTCACATCAAGGTGTCGTTCGGCACCGAGGGCGGGCTGTTCGCCAACCGCCTCGATGTGCCAGTGGTGGTCTGCGGCCCCGGCTCGATCGAGCAGGCGCACAAGCCTGACGAGTTCATCGAGGTCAGCCAGCTGCAGGCGGGCGAGCAGTTCCTGCAGACGCTGCTTGCGTCGCTGAAGCAGTAG